One segment of Deinococcus multiflagellatus DNA contains the following:
- a CDS encoding NADPH:quinone oxidoreductase family protein — translation MTELMKAIRVERLGPPDVMQLQDVPVPQPGPGEVRLRVEAVGINFADALAVAGEYLTRTRLPYTPGMEFAGIVDALGEGVQGVQPGQRVAALGGSGALAHYATVNAAGLIPVPQTLSAAQAAAFPVSYFTAYHGLKTLGRGQAGEWVLVQAAAGALGTASVQLAKALGLQVIALASTEEKLEIARRLGADVTLLQDDPERVQKVREAAGGKGVPLILEVVGGKRFQESLDMAAHRGRVIVIGNASREQAGLRPVELMKRNLTVTGLWLTSLMSDRDATAEAAQVLGQLVASGQVVPQVGPTYALADSARAFQDLLDRKTTGKVIIEPGR, via the coding sequence ATGACCGAGCTGATGAAGGCCATCCGGGTGGAGCGCCTGGGCCCGCCCGACGTGATGCAGCTGCAGGACGTGCCCGTGCCGCAGCCTGGGCCCGGCGAGGTGCGCCTGCGCGTGGAAGCCGTGGGCATCAACTTTGCCGACGCCCTGGCGGTGGCGGGCGAGTACCTGACCCGCACCCGCCTGCCCTACACGCCCGGCATGGAATTTGCCGGCATCGTGGACGCGCTGGGCGAGGGCGTGCAGGGCGTGCAGCCTGGGCAGCGCGTGGCGGCCCTGGGCGGCAGCGGCGCGCTGGCCCACTACGCGACCGTGAACGCCGCCGGCCTGATTCCCGTGCCCCAGACCCTGAGTGCGGCCCAGGCAGCGGCCTTTCCGGTGTCGTACTTCACGGCCTACCACGGCCTGAAAACGCTGGGGCGCGGTCAGGCCGGCGAGTGGGTGCTGGTGCAGGCAGCCGCCGGTGCCCTGGGCACCGCCAGCGTGCAGCTCGCCAAGGCGCTGGGCCTGCAGGTGATCGCCCTGGCCAGCACCGAGGAGAAGCTGGAGATCGCCCGCCGCCTGGGCGCCGACGTGACCCTGCTGCAAGACGACCCCGAACGGGTGCAGAAGGTCCGCGAGGCCGCCGGGGGCAAGGGCGTGCCGCTCATTCTGGAAGTCGTGGGCGGCAAACGCTTTCAGGAGAGCCTGGATATGGCCGCCCACCGGGGCCGGGTCATCGTGATTGGCAACGCCAGCCGCGAGCAGGCAGGGCTGCGCCCGGTGGAGCTGATGAAGCGCAACCTCACTGTGACTGGCCTGTGGTTGACCAGCCTGATGAGTGACCGCGACGCCACCGCCGAGGCCGCGCAGGTGCTGGGGCAGCTGGTGGCGAGTGGACAGGTGGTGCCGCAGGTGGGCCCCACCTACGCCCTGGCCGACAGCGCCCGCGCTTTTCAGGACCTCTTGGACCGCAAAACGACCGGCAAGGTGATCATCGAACCGGGGCGGTGA
- a CDS encoding 3-hydroxyacyl-CoA dehydrogenase NAD-binding domain-containing protein: MTQTPLVEQSRHDDILVLTIHNPPVNAFSPGVPEGLKAGLSAAAADDRIAAVVLIGGGRTFVAGADIKTFGLPREQAPDLRGTVQQLDAFPKPTVAALHGTALGGGLELALACSYRVAVPDARLGLPEVKLGVLPGAGGTQRLPRVVGAQKALDMMLSGAPIQATEAKELGLVDDLIEGGLLEGALAFARRVAAVRPLPRISERAVDGGSPEVFAAAREAIKKTHRGQLSPSLIIDLAEMAVNRPFEEGWQAEAQKFMEARESPQSRGLRHLFFTERESAKIPGLGKDTPLLDIRRVGVIGAGTMGGGIAMNFLNAGLPVTIVETTEEALDRGLGVIRRNYESSAKKGRLSADDVERRMALLTPSLDMGDLKDADLIIEAVFEDMGVKKDIFTRLDALAKDGAILATNTSTLDVNEIAAVTSRPEQVIGLHFFSPANVMKLLEIVRAENTSDTVLATCMALAKKIGKVGVVVGVCDGFVGNRMVHRYGEEARRLVDEGASPADVDAAMNALGLPMGPFQMTDMAGLDIGYAIRVHRARQRGEPEPDGWLDRIVKTGRKGQKTGGGIYDYDETRRPRPNADMQALIEAYRAEKGITPRSISADEITRRLTGTLINEGARILDEGIAQRAGDIDVIYIYGYGFPAYRGGPMHYAGEQGLQKVVDALKQYGHTPAPLLERLAREGKTFADFDRERANSSQK; encoded by the coding sequence ATGACCCAGACCCCCCTGGTCGAGCAGTCCCGCCACGATGACATTCTGGTGCTGACCATCCACAACCCGCCCGTGAACGCCTTTTCGCCCGGTGTGCCCGAGGGCCTGAAAGCGGGCCTCAGCGCCGCTGCCGCCGACGACCGCATTGCCGCCGTGGTCCTCATTGGCGGGGGGCGCACCTTCGTGGCAGGGGCCGACATCAAGACCTTTGGCCTGCCGCGCGAGCAGGCCCCAGACCTGCGCGGCACTGTGCAGCAGCTGGACGCCTTTCCCAAGCCCACCGTGGCCGCGCTGCACGGCACGGCGCTGGGCGGCGGTCTGGAACTGGCCCTGGCGTGTAGCTACCGCGTGGCGGTGCCGGACGCCCGGTTGGGCCTGCCCGAGGTCAAACTGGGCGTGCTGCCCGGTGCTGGCGGCACCCAGCGCCTGCCCCGCGTGGTGGGGGCGCAAAAAGCCCTGGACATGATGCTGAGCGGCGCGCCCATCCAGGCCACCGAAGCCAAGGAACTGGGGCTGGTTGATGATCTGATTGAAGGGGGCCTGCTAGAGGGCGCGCTGGCCTTCGCCCGCCGCGTGGCGGCGGTGCGTCCCCTGCCGCGCATCAGCGAGCGGGCTGTGGACGGCGGCTCGCCCGAGGTCTTCGCCGCCGCCCGCGAGGCCATCAAGAAAACGCACCGGGGACAACTGTCGCCCTCGCTCATCATTGATCTGGCCGAGATGGCCGTCAACCGCCCCTTCGAGGAAGGCTGGCAGGCCGAGGCGCAGAAGTTCATGGAAGCGCGCGAGTCGCCGCAGTCGCGTGGCCTGCGCCACCTCTTCTTTACGGAGCGCGAGAGTGCCAAGATTCCGGGCCTGGGCAAGGACACGCCCCTGCTGGACATCCGCCGCGTGGGCGTGATCGGCGCGGGGACGATGGGTGGCGGGATCGCCATGAACTTCCTGAACGCTGGGCTGCCCGTGACCATTGTGGAGACCACCGAGGAGGCGCTGGACCGGGGCCTGGGCGTGATTCGCCGCAACTACGAGAGCAGTGCCAAAAAGGGCCGCCTGAGTGCCGACGACGTGGAACGGCGCATGGCCCTGCTGACCCCCAGCCTGGACATGGGCGACCTGAAGGACGCCGACCTGATCATTGAAGCCGTGTTCGAGGACATGGGGGTGAAAAAGGACATCTTCACGCGCCTCGACGCGCTGGCCAAGGACGGCGCCATCCTGGCCACGAACACCAGCACCCTGGACGTGAACGAGATTGCCGCCGTGACCTCGCGCCCGGAACAGGTGATCGGTCTGCACTTTTTCAGCCCTGCCAACGTGATGAAGCTGCTGGAGATCGTGCGCGCGGAGAACACCAGCGACACGGTGCTGGCGACCTGCATGGCGCTGGCAAAAAAGATTGGCAAGGTGGGCGTGGTGGTGGGCGTGTGCGACGGCTTTGTGGGCAACCGCATGGTGCACCGCTACGGTGAAGAAGCCCGGCGCCTGGTGGACGAAGGCGCCAGCCCAGCGGACGTGGACGCCGCCATGAACGCCCTGGGCCTGCCGATGGGCCCCTTCCAGATGACCGACATGGCCGGCCTGGACATTGGCTACGCCATCCGCGTGCACCGCGCCCGGCAGCGCGGCGAGCCAGAGCCCGACGGCTGGCTGGACCGCATCGTGAAGACCGGGCGCAAGGGCCAGAAAACCGGCGGCGGCATCTACGACTACGACGAGACCCGCAGGCCCCGCCCGAACGCGGACATGCAGGCCTTGATCGAGGCCTACCGCGCCGAGAAGGGCATCACGCCCCGGTCCATCAGCGCCGATGAGATCACCCGCCGCCTCACCGGCACCCTGATCAACGAGGGCGCCCGGATTCTGGATGAGGGCATTGCCCAGCGCGCAGGCGACATAGACGTGATTTACATCTACGGCTACGGCTTCCCGGCCTACCGGGGCGGCCCCATGCACTACGCCGGCGAACAGGGCCTGCAAAAGGTGGTGGACGCCCTGAAGCAGTACGGACATACGCCCGCGCCGCTGCTGGAACGGCTGGCCCGGGAAGGCAAGACGTTCGCTGACTTTGACCGCGAACGGGCCAACAGTTCTCAAAAATGA